GCAAGCCGCGTTTTTTCCAGACGATCAGCCCCGCCAGCACCAGCGCCCCGAAAAGCCCGAACAGCCACGGCGAACTCATCTCGTTGGCGAAAAACAATTCCCGCGACAGGCTTCTGAAAAACAGGTCGGGCCGCGGCGACAGGCCGGGAAACGCCTGATGACGATTCGCGGTGAAACCCAGCACCCGGCTCAGCCGCCAAAGCTGCGGCAGAATGGCGACCAGACCCGCCGCGCCCGCCACCGCCAGCCGCGCCCAGCCCCGCCAATCGCGCCACTGCCGCGCTTGCACGACGACCAGCAACCCGGCCAGGGCGCCGGCGAACAACAGAAAAAACAGGTGCGTGTAAACGCCGGCCACCGCGCCCAGGACGATACCGGCCAGGTAGCGCCGCCGCGGAGTCACCGTCAGGTAAAGCTGGGCTTGGTACAGGCACCAGGCCGCCAAACCAATCACCAGGCCGTACATCCGCGCCTGGCGGGCCAGCTCGAGCGTCAGGGGATTGATCGTCAGAAACAACGCCGCCAGCAATCCCGCGGTCCGGCCGGCTTCGCGCCGCACCATCAGATAAAGCAGCAGCGCCGCCAGGGCGACGAACGTCGCCGCGGGCAGCCGCCAGACGAACACCGAGGTTTCATCCAGGCGATGGGCGGCATTGAGCAGGATGTAGCCGAGCGGCGATTGGTCGGCCGGCAGGTTGAACTTGCCGTTCGTATACAAATTGCGGGCAAGACCCAGATCCTGCGCTTCCATGCCGTAGATTTCATGGCTGGTCAGGCCGGCGCAAATGGCGATTTCCGCCGCCAGCAACACCAAAAGCGCGATCCGTTTTTCCCAACGAGCCCGTTCATCCATGTGCCGCTACTCCCATTGGTTCGGCCTGGACGTACCGCTTGCTTCCGAAGTTCGCTGGAATGCTGAATGGCTTTAGTTGGAAGGAGGAACCTTTTACACTCGCCGCGCGATGCGCGCCTCTCCACTGATTTTCAGAATAACAAAGTTTGAAAGGCCTGTAAAGGATTTATTCTTTAAAAAATCAGCAACCGCAGCCGCCGGCGTCGTCGTTGTCGCCGTCGTCGCTCGGTCCGCCGCCCGCATCGTCGTCGTTGTCGTCGTCGTTGTCATCGTTATCGTCGTTATCGTCATTGTCATCGTTGTCATCGTTGTCGTCATCGGCGGTTTCCTCGATGAGCACACAGATCTCGTTGCTGGCGAGGGCGCCGGTCTTGGCGGTCACGCACAGTTCGCCGGGGGCCAGCGCGCGCAATTCGCCGTAGTCGATTGCGGCCAGCGCCGGATCGCTCAACTCGTACTCCACCCAGCCGGTGACTTCCTCGGCGTTCCCGCTGGGATAAATTCCGTCCGTGGTCAATTGCAGGGTATCGCCCACGGCCAGCACCGCCGCCGGGGACGTCAGCTCCAACTCGGCGAGGCGGCCGAGCAGGGGATTTTTCCAGGCCTGGAACCAATAGCGATATTGGGTGAACGGGCGGTCCGGCGCGGCGTTTTCCAAAACGATCTCCAGCCGGCGCTCGCCGTGGGTCAGCGCGGGCGGCAGGTCGAACACCGCGTCGCGCCACCGCTTGAAGGTGTTGCGTTCGCTGGTGCGCCAGAGGCCGGCGTCCCGGCCGTTCACCCAGACGCGCACCACTTCGCGGCCCCGGCTTTGATCGAGACGGCGCACCAGGCGCACGCCGTCATTGAACGGATTGACCGCGAACGAAAGGCTCGCTTCGCCCGCGGTGCGGTAGCCGCCGTCGAAAATCCCCACCAAATCGGAGTCGCCCTCGTAAAAATAAAAATCCGGGCCGACCGCCTCGTCGCCGACACCGGAATATTGGAAGCGCGCTTCGTCGCCGGCGTCGCCGACATCGAATTCGTCGATCGGCACCAACGCCGGTTCGTCGTCGCGGTACACGAACGCCACGGTGCGGTATTCCTCGTCGGTGGCGGTATCGAGCGCGTCGTGCTCGATAGAGAAGCGGACGCCGTCGTAAAAATCCAGGCTGTCGCCGAGGTGCAGGCGGTACATGGCCGCCGTGGTCCAGACCCCGTCGTTGCGCAGCAGCGGGTGGCCATGCGTCGGCAGCAAAAACGTGCCTTGATTGAAATACCAGCCGCCGTTGTAGTAATCCTCGGTGCCGGTTCCCTGGATCGTCGGCGTGCGCAAGCCGTCCGGGTAGAAGCGCTCGTCGCCTTCCAGAAATCCCAGGCCGCTCAGTCCGGCCGAGACTTGCAACACCCCGACGATCCGCCCCTGCCCGCTCGTTTCGACGAACACGTGATCGCGGCCGTAAACCGTCGGTACCGAATCGGAAGCGACGGCGGCGAAGCGGCCGGCGTGGTCGTCGGGCGGCGTTGCGGTATGGCCGACCACCGAGTGAAACGCATAAGCGATCGCGCCGTCGTTGGCCAGACGGATCGACGCGGCGGAAAAATACGGCATGGGAAAGAAGCAATACAGCGTGTCGTCCAGCCGGCCGATGAGCAGGGAACCGCTCGGCGCGTCGACGGCCGTGCCGAAGAACCGCCCCAGCGGCAGGTCGACGGCGGGCGCGGCGGCGGCGTCGAAACGGATCACCAGGCGCACGTCGGCCAGCGCGTCCGCGGTCAGCGCCGCCGGGGTCAATTCGAGGCTGGCCACCTGGCCGGACCCGGCATCGACAAAGATTTCGTTTTCATCGCCGGGTTGTATCTCGAGATCGGCGGTGTCGTACGACACGCCGTCGGTGTCCTTGGGATCGCGGCCGGCATTGGCGGGATCGTAAATCGAGCGGGCCGCGGCGTCGTCCTCCGACCCGGTGAACGCGGCCACCGCGACGTCGGCGCGGTAGGAGTGCGCGGTAAAGTTGTAGAAAAACGGATAGCCGGTCGTGGCGATCACCAACCGTTTCCGGTAGCAAATCGGTACGTACGAAACGAAGCCGCCGCTGGACGCCACGTCATCCCAGACCAGCGGCGGGGTGAACGGCGCGGCCGTCCCGGCGAAAAAATCATCCAGATCGGCGTCGACGGCCGGCATCGCCGCCTCGTCCACGAAAATCTGCAGCCGCGCGGCGGGGTTCAGCAGCGTGAACCACATCCGGTACACGCAGCCCGGCCCCTCGGCGTCGTACAGCACGTGCTTGCCGTCCTCGTAATAGAGCCGCGAGAAAAGGCCGGCGAAACCGTCCTCGTTCAGGCCGGTGCGATCGTGGCTGGATTCGCCGAAGACCTGCGTGCCCGGCGCCGTCACCGGCAGGTTCCACAAATCCGTCATCCGCGCCAAACCGGTCGCCTGCGGCCAGGCCGCCGCCGGAACCGCCAGCGTCAGGCAAAGCGCCAACCAAACCAGCCGCTGCATGAGTCTCCCCTCCTCATTCGGCGTTCTCGGGCTGTCGGATCGATCGTCGTCGCCGCTTCGGTTCGGCAATCGGCTTTTTATTTATTTTTACCCTTATCCCGGCTCTCGCCGCCGAACCGGTACGAGGTCGCCAGGATCACGTTGATCGTCTGCACGTCCAGATCGACGGTCGCGCCTTCCGTCGCGATGGCGCCGTTTTTCT
This sequence is a window from Myxococcales bacterium. Protein-coding genes within it:
- a CDS encoding DUF2961 domain-containing protein, which encodes MQRLVWLALCLTLAVPAAAWPQATGLARMTDLWNLPVTAPGTQVFGESSHDRTGLNEDGFAGLFSRLYYEDGKHVLYDAEGPGCVYRMWFTLLNPAARLQIFVDEAAMPAVDADLDDFFAGTAAPFTPPLVWDDVASSGGFVSYVPICYRKRLVIATTGYPFFYNFTAHSYRADVAVAAFTGSEDDAAARSIYDPANAGRDPKDTDGVSYDTADLEIQPGDENEIFVDAGSGQVASLELTPAALTADALADVRLVIRFDAAAAPAVDLPLGRFFGTAVDAPSGSLLIGRLDDTLYCFFPMPYFSAASIRLANDGAIAYAFHSVVGHTATPPDDHAGRFAAVASDSVPTVYGRDHVFVETSGQGRIVGVLQVSAGLSGLGFLEGDERFYPDGLRTPTIQGTGTEDYYNGGWYFNQGTFLLPTHGHPLLRNDGVWTTAAMYRLHLGDSLDFYDGVRFSIEHDALDTATDEEYRTVAFVYRDDEPALVPIDEFDVGDAGDEARFQYSGVGDEAVGPDFYFYEGDSDLVGIFDGGYRTAGEASLSFAVNPFNDGVRLVRRLDQSRGREVVRVWVNGRDAGLWRTSERNTFKRWRDAVFDLPPALTHGERRLEIVLENAAPDRPFTQYRYWFQAWKNPLLGRLAELELTSPAAVLAVGDTLQLTTDGIYPSGNAEEVTGWVEYELSDPALAAIDYGELRALAPGELCVTAKTGALASNEICVLIEETADDDNDDNDDNDDNDDNDDNDDDNDDDAGGGPSDDGDNDDAGGCGC